The region CGATTGTGCAGACGCTCGGTAATCCGGGCATGAAGGAACGGCACTGGGAGCAGGTGTCCGAGATCATTGGATTCCCGATACGCATTTCGGCCGAGCTGACGCTGGAGCGGGTGATCGATTACGGGCTGGACGACTACATACAGCGCTTCGAGACGATCTCGGAGAGTgcaacgaaggaaaacaaccTCGAGAAGGCGATGATCAAGATGGTGAACGAGTGGAGCACCATGGCGTTCGAGGTGAAACCGTATCGCGATACCGGTACCTACATTCTGGCCGCTTTCGATGATATCCAGGTGCTGCTCGACGATCACATCATCAAGACGCAGACGATGAAGAGTTCGCTGTATATCAAACCGTTCGAGAAGGATATCATGTAAGTAGGATTCGCTGTCGCGAGTGTGTAAAACAGGCGCTCGCTTGATCTTCTTCCcattaatttatgatctccGGGTCCTTTGCCCAGTGCCTGGGAGAAGAAGCTAATGCTTCTGCAGGACATTCTGGATGATTGGCTGAAGGTGCAGGCGACCTGGATGTACCTGGAGCCGATCTTTTCGAGCCCGGACATACAATCGCAGATGCCGGAAGAGGGTCGCCGGTTCAGTGCGGTCGACAAGATCTGGAAGGACCTGATGAAGTCGGTCCAGGCCGACACCAAagttctggtggtgctggaaataGACAAAATGTCGGAGAAGCTAAAGAAATCCTACGGCCTGCTGGAGATCATCCAGAAGGGCCTGAACGAGTACCTGGAGAAGAAGCGCCTCTACTTCCcgcgtttcttcttcctctcgaaCGACGAGCTGCTAGAAATCCTCTCCGAGACGAAGGATCCAACGCGCGTTCAGCCGCACCTTAAGAAGTGCTTCGAAGGCATTGCCTCGCTGCACTTTACCGAGGCGGCGCTCGACATCACGATGATGCGCTCGAGCGAAGGGGAAGAGGTCGAGCTGGTCGAGGAGGTATCGACCGGCAAGGCCAAGGGGCAGGTAGAGAAGTGGCTGCTGGATCTGGAGCGTTCGATGAAGCGCAGCATCCGGCTGAAGGTGACCCATTCGTACGAGGCGTACACGGAAACGGAGCGGCACAAGTGGGTGCTACTGTGGCCGGGCCAGTGCATCCAGTGCATCTCCTGTGCCTTTTGGACACTCGAGACAACGCTCTGCTTCGACAGCGAAAGCCCGCTCGATGCACTGGAGGAGTATCTGGCCACCTGCAAGGTGCAGATTTCGCTCATTGTCGATCTCGTGCGAGGCAAGCTTGCCATGCAGAACCGGCTCACGCTGGGGGCACTCGTCGTGCTCGATGTGCACGCTCGGGACGTCCTGGTGGAGCTGATCGAGAAGAAAACCCAACGGGTGGACGATTTCAACTGGCTGGCCCAGTTACGGTACTACTACGAAGATGGCAGCCTGGCGACTCGCATGATCAACTCGACGCTCATGTACGGCTACGAGTATCTGGGCAATACGGCACGGTTGGTCATAACGCCGCTCACGGATCGCTGCTTCCGGACGCTGTTTGGAGCGCTGCACCTACACCTGGGCGGCGCTCCCGAAGGTCCGGCCGGTACGGGCAAAACCGAAACGACCAAGGATCTGGCCAAAGCGGTCGCCAAGCAGTGCGTGGTGTTCAACTGCTCCGACGGGCTGGACTACATTGCGTTGGGCAAGTTTTTCAAGGGGCTCGCCTCTTGCGGAGCCTGGTCCTGCTTCGATGAGTTCAATCGGATCGATCTGGAggtgctgtcggtggtggcccagCAAATACTGACCATCCAGCGGGGCATCAACGCCGGCTCGCCGACGATGGTGTTCGAGGGCACGGTCCTAACGCTCGATCCGAGCTGCGCGGTGTTCATCACGATGAACCCGGGCTACGCTGGCCGCTCGGAGCTACCGGACAACCTGAAGGCGCTGTTCCGCTCCGTGGCCATGATGGTACCGGACTATGTGCTCATCTCGGAGATTGAACTGTACGCGTACGGGTTCCTGAATGCCAAACCGCTCGCGGTGAAGATCGTGGCCACGTATCGCCTCTGCTCGGAACAGCTTAGCTCGCAGCCTCACTACGACTACGGGATGCGAGCGGTCAAGTCGGTGCTGAAGGCGGCCGGTGCACTGAAGCTACGCTACCCGGACGAATCGGAGGACATACTGGTGCTGCGCTCGATCAAGGACGTAAACTTGGCCAAATTCCTCAACCAGGATGTGCCACTGTTCCAGGGCATCATTTCGGATCTGTTCCCGGGCGTCGCGTTGCCAGCGCCCGATTACGCCGTATTCGATGCGGCCGTCCAGGGTGCGTGCACCAAGCACAACCGACAGTGCACACCGTTCTTCCTCGagaaggtgcagcagctgtaCGAGATGATCGTGGTGCGACACGGGCTAATGATCGTGGGGCCACCGCTCGGTGGTAAGACGACGGCGTACCGCATGCTGGCCGACGCACTGGCCAGCATCGAGGAGTCGGGCGGGATGGACGAGCACCGGGTGCAGTATACGGTGATCAACCCGAAGGCCATCACCATGGGCCAACTGTACGGGCAGTTCGATCCGGTATCGCACGAGTGGAGCGATGGCATACTGGCGGTCAGCTATCGCCAGTACGCCCAGAGTACGAGCAGCGACCGGAAGTGGCTGGTGTTCGATGGTCCGGTCGATGCGATCTGGATCGAAAACATGAACACGGTGCTGGACGACAACAAGAAGCTGTGCCTGATGTCGGGCGAAATCATTCAACTGGCACCGACCACCAATCTCATCTTCGAGGTGATGGATCTGGATGCTGCCTCACCGGCCACCGTGTCCCGGTGTGGTATGATCTATATGGAACCGTCTTCGTTGGGCTGGGAACCGTTGCTGGAGTCGTGGAAGGCCACGCTACCGGCTTCGTTGCACTCGATGAACAAACAGGTGCTGACGCAGATGTTTCAGCGCTTCTgtccgctgttgctgtggtttgtGCGACGGGGTGGCGGGCTGCGCGAGATGATGCCGACCAGCGACTCGAACCTGGTGCTGTCGGTGATGCATCTGCTCGATTGCTTCATGGACGATTATCGGAACGAGGCGTACATGAAGGCGGTGACGGAGGTGGACGTGCGGGCGCAGCTTGAGGGGGCGTTCTTCTTTTCCTGCATTTGGGCTATTGGCGGACCGCTCGAGAGCGCGAGCCGGGCCCGCTTCAGCGAACTCTTCCGCGCACTGACCGAGAAGGTATTCCCAGCCGAGCTGAACGACAAGTTCCGCATACCGGAGCATCTACGGGTGCCGCCCCTGTCCAAGCCAATCATCTTCCAGATCCCGAAGGCCGGCACCGTCTTCGACTATCGCTTCACGAAGGAGGGCAAGGGTAAGTGGCGCCCGTGGGCCGAGGAGATCGGCCAGaacaccagcatccagcgggACGTTCCGGTGAATCAGGTGATCGTGCCGACGGTCGAGACGATACGCATCGGCGccctgctggagctgctggtgcagcatgGCAAGTGCCTGCTGCTCGTCGGccccaccggtaccggcaaaAGCGTCTACACCATCGACTTCCTGCTCAAGCGCAACGATACCAACGTCTTCAAGCCGCTGCTGATCAGCTTCTCGGCCCAGACAACCGCCAACCAGGTGCAGGACATCATCATGTCGAAGCTGGACAAGCGACGGAAGGGTGTGTTCGGACCACCGCTCGGTAAGAAGTGTGTCGTGTTCATCGACGACGTGTCGATGCCGCTGAAGGAAACGTACGGTGCGCAGCCACCGATCGAGATCGTACGCATGTGGTTGGACCACTGTCTGTGGTACGATCGGAAGGACGCGATGAAGCTGGTGGATCTGCAGCTGATGTGCGCGATGGGACCACCGAGTACAGGCAATACCGTGTCACCGCGGTTCTCGCAACACTttaacgcgatcgcgatcgatgagTTCGATGATCAGACACTGTTTGGTATCTTCCATGAGATCGTCCTGTGGCATCTGGATACGCGAGGTTTCTCGAAGGAGTTTGATCCGTGTATCGACGAGATCGTCCAGTCGACGTTGCACATCTACCGGCAGGCACGggccgtgctgctgcccacACCGGCCAAGTGTCACTATCTGTTCAATCTGCGCGATTTTTCGCGCGTCGTCCAGggtgtgctgctgtcggtgccCGAGGGTACCGAAACGCTGAACTCGATGCGGCGACTCTGGGCGCACGAAATCCTGCGCGTTTACGGTGACCGGCTGGTGGATGATGCGGATCGCGAATGGCTGTTCCAGGAGCTGTGCACCGTGATCCGGGAGAACATGAAGGAGGATCCGAAGGATCTGTTCGATCGGTTCATCGAGGGTGGCGAGCTGACGGAGACTTCGCTCCGGGGGCTGATGTTCTGTGACTTTACCAACCCGAAGGCGGACACGAAGCTGTACCTCGAGGTGATGGACATCGAGGAGCTGAGCTTCGTCGTGGAGTCGTACCTTGTCGAGTACAACAACATGTCGAAGAAACCAATGTCGCTGGTGTTGTTCCGGTTTGCGATCGAGCATCTGTCGCGGATCTGTCGGATCATCAAGCAGCCCCGTAGCCATGCACTGTTGGTGGGTGTTGGTGGATCAGGACGCCAATCGTTGGCCCGGATTGCCTCGCACATTTGCTCGTATGAGTTGTATCAGGTTAGTTTTGGATTGGTTGGTGTAGAAATGGGACCACAGCACAATTTATCTgactcggatcggatcgtgatTGTTTCGCTTTCAGGTGGAAATCTCCCGACAATACGGTATGTCGGAGTGGCGCGAGGACATGAAAAATCTGCTCAAGAAGGTGTGCAGTGCGGATCAGCACCTGTGTTTCCTATTCACCGACACGCAGATCAAGGAGGAAGGTTTCTTGGAGGACATTAACAACCTACTGAACTCGGGAGAGATACCGAATCTCTTCACCAACGAGGAGAAATCGGAGATCATCGAAAAGATGCGCCAGATGGATCGACAGAAGGAAAAGAGCCAGCAGACGGACGGTAGTCTTGTGGCACTATTCAATCTTTTCGTCACTGTAGGTGACTGTAGGACGGCACCCTGGTAAGGAGCATTAGCATAACTgaacctctctctttctcctcagATTATCCGTGATCAGCTGCATATCGTACTGTCGATGTCACCGATTGGTGATGCGTTCCGGAACCGTGTGCGCAAGTTCCCATCGATTGTGAACTGCTGTACGATCGATTGGTTCCAACCGTGGCCCAAGGATGCGCTAACGGCCGTAGCCACCAAATTTCTCTCGACAGTCGAAATGATGGATATGGAGCGGCAGTGTTGCATCGACATGTGCATGGAGTTCCACACAACCACCCAGCAGCTGTCGGACGAGTTCCTGATTCGGCTGAACCGTCACAACTACGTTACACCAACCTCCTATCTGGAGATGATTCACACCTTCAAGACATTGTTGGACAAAAAGCGAACGTACGTATAGAGTGGCCACTTAGTTTATCTTCTGTTCATCtgtgcactctctctcctaTCTCGACAGGGAGGTATTGACGGGAAAGAACCGCTATCTGACCGGACTGAAGCAGCTGGAGATAGCCGCTCAACAGATCGGCGTTATGCAGGAGCAGCTCGAGGCGGTGCAGCCGCAGATGAAAATCGCGGCCGAAACCGTAGCTCAGCAGATGGCCAAGGTACAAGCGGACAGTGAGGTGGCCGCTGAGCAGAAGCAGCTAGTGGAGAAGGATGAGGCGGCTGCACAGGAGCAGGCGGCGGCAGCCAACGCCATTAAAGAGGTGTGTGATGCAAAGCTGGCCGATGCCATGCCGATCCTAGAGGCAGCCATGGAAGCACTCAACACGCTCACGCCCGCCGACATCACGATCGTCAAGACGATGAAGAGCCCGCCGATTGGggtgaaggtggtgatggaggcgaTCTGCATTCTGAAAGATCTGAAACCGGACCGCGTTCAGAATCCGTCCGGGATGGGCATGGTCGAGGATTACTGGGGACCATCGAAACGCGTGCTGGGCGACATGAAGTTTATGGAGGGGCTGCTGAACTTTGAGAAGGACGACATTCCTCCGAAGGTCATACAGAAGCTAGAGGAGCGGGTTCTGACGAACGAGAACTTTGACCCCGAGAAGGTGAAAGCGGCCTCGACGGCAGCGGAGGGCCTGTGCAAGTGGGTCATAGCGATCGTGAAGTACGACAAGGTGGCCAAAGAAATCGCCCCCAAGAAGGCGGCTCTGGCGGAGGCCCAGGAGAGTTACAATGTATGTTGTCGCACCGGGAAATACTATCCTGTAGCTTCCTGCTACTGGAAGCTAATGGTTGTTCTTATTCGTCTCCATTCCAGTCCGCAATGACGATCCTGAATGCTAAGCTGGAGCAGCTTCGCATTGTGGAGGAAAACTTGGCCGATCTACAGCGCAAAGTGAACGAGCAGATAGCGCAGCATGCAAAGTTGCAGGCCAACGTGGAGCTGTGTATGAAAAAGCTGGAACGTGCGACGGAGATCATTACGGGGCTGGGCGGTGAGAAGGATCGTTGGCAGGCGGCCGCCGAACGGTTAGCCCAGGTGTACGACACGTTGACGGGTGACGTGCTGATAGCGTCCGGTATTGTGGCCTATCTGGGCCCATTCACAATGCAGTTCCGTGGCCAGCAGATTGCACAGTGGAAGGAACGGTGCACAGATCGCGGCATCATCTGCTCGCCCGACTTTCAGCTGGTCAACGTGCTAGGTAACCCGGTCGATATACGGGCCTGGAACATCTTCGGGTTGCCGAGCGATGCGTTCTCGATCGAGAGTGCCATCATTATCCAGTAAGAGAACTGTCTCGATGCATTTTTACTATAATGTACGCTACGGAAGCTTCGTTAAGTTCTCGTTCTCCTCGTGTTTAATTACAGCAACGCTCGCCGTTGGCCACTGATGATAGATCCTCAGGGGCAGGCGAACAAATGGGTCCGGAATATGGAGAAAGCGAACCGAATCTGCATAATCCGGCTGACGCAACCGGACTACACTCGAGTGCTCGAGAATGCGATCCAGTTCGGTCTGCCGGTGTTACTGGAAAATGTTGGCGAAGAGATTGAGCCGATGCTGGAACCGATACTGTTGAAGCAGATCTTCCGTCAGGGTGGCACGATGTGCATTAAGCTCGGTGACTCGGTCATCGAGTACAATGATTCGTTCAAGTAATCCCGCAGCCTGTGGCCACCATTGAGTTTTCGTTGAAGTAGTGAACCTTTCAAACACTAATTCTGTTCCATATTCATGTTCCCATTGAAACTGTAGATTCTACATCACGACGAAGCTACGCAGCCCGCACTATCTGCCCGAGATAGCGGTCAAGGTGACGCTGCTGAACTTTATGATCACGCAGACAGGGCTGCAGGATCAGCTGCTGTCGATTACGGTGGCGCGCGAGCGGCCCGACCTGGAGACGGAGAAAAACTCGCTGATCGTACAGGGTGCGGAGAACAAGCGGCAGCTGCAGGAGATCGAGGACAAGATCCTGCAGGTGCTGTCGTCCGAGGGGAACATCCTCGAGGACGAG is a window of Anopheles aquasalis chromosome 2, idAnoAquaMG_Q_19, whole genome shotgun sequence DNA encoding:
- the LOC126577333 gene encoding dynein axonemal heavy chain 7, translated to MKRTVGDRKPSGLVSGRPTDGKRPGGGTDAIAGPSGMMAKINRKAHPEHNTKQIWRELNMPIDCDFLGPNVFSLPEKLLKHNTKMRPSPLARPRPDRNADKKKIRSYTALRKDREDFRRRLVRLIVRKEHEKDDPENTFPNVEERELLRYYHYIRHGIDTVHVSPIDKRVLQRILRLIPRNLSRWKQALRDIIGEIKEDYSFAVRKAVVDFVLGDAMTKYARKEEITPSRAEIKDLRLKWKHRYDENHAKIRRNLFSANACSEQILELWDTTFKKLLLVDVKELQSKGEAYDLTEFTSTVNQQIEETRLTLSDKWYGAIKTIFQKGIKRKHIPDESKPKMLKRFFNSLATLMTRQLQNLCISSIESYTHYICDVGRTNQGFRLTILLENQNTLSFIPSFNRFQIEILKIIDNVVKSVKSFPRIERQIYPDFPCPHDVLRPEIPPEVIGACKERIHDVLEEQRIGPELRMQDFDNYVTLMNGSDIDEIERFMEKRPSFEEYCTYIQRYKQMENEVAREIYGVVSMGFYEFHRETLIDTLEGLAKFMQQELIAKMTADQQSGAHQLAIEYEAISTKITTIPKDTVELMTLKAYAIKMEETTIPEMEERLKKNLHHLLYLTDYTIFTPLEIKQNNNTFQWYMKMATIFQDHKNIVAEKVIEYQDALKRRIESFRRDLELFWQQVKEYDSWGDIKNLQKYKRKATALDNKLVAAMEKIDHINEEETAYGWDLSQYPIRKQCHDKLAPYKQLYDAGQEFMDKHDLWMHSQVGTHDPEQIDDTVGTLYRTVFKLEKHFSDSYQTQRLAHDIKNRIDQFKTHMPIVQTLGNPGMKERHWEQVSEIIGFPIRISAELTLERVIDYGLDDYIQRFETISESATKENNLEKAMIKMVNEWSTMAFEVKPYRDTGTYILAAFDDIQVLLDDHIIKTQTMKSSLYIKPFEKDIIAWEKKLMLLQDILDDWLKVQATWMYLEPIFSSPDIQSQMPEEGRRFSAVDKIWKDLMKSVQADTKVLVVLEIDKMSEKLKKSYGLLEIIQKGLNEYLEKKRLYFPRFFFLSNDELLEILSETKDPTRVQPHLKKCFEGIASLHFTEAALDITMMRSSEGEEVELVEEVSTGKAKGQVEKWLLDLERSMKRSIRLKVTHSYEAYTETERHKWVLLWPGQCIQCISCAFWTLETTLCFDSESPLDALEEYLATCKVQISLIVDLVRGKLAMQNRLTLGALVVLDVHARDVLVELIEKKTQRVDDFNWLAQLRYYYEDGSLATRMINSTLMYGYEYLGNTARLVITPLTDRCFRTLFGALHLHLGGAPEGPAGTGKTETTKDLAKAVAKQCVVFNCSDGLDYIALGKFFKGLASCGAWSCFDEFNRIDLEVLSVVAQQILTIQRGINAGSPTMVFEGTVLTLDPSCAVFITMNPGYAGRSELPDNLKALFRSVAMMVPDYVLISEIELYAYGFLNAKPLAVKIVATYRLCSEQLSSQPHYDYGMRAVKSVLKAAGALKLRYPDESEDILVLRSIKDVNLAKFLNQDVPLFQGIISDLFPGVALPAPDYAVFDAAVQGACTKHNRQCTPFFLEKVQQLYEMIVVRHGLMIVGPPLGGKTTAYRMLADALASIEESGGMDEHRVQYTVINPKAITMGQLYGQFDPVSHEWSDGILAVSYRQYAQSTSSDRKWLVFDGPVDAIWIENMNTVLDDNKKLCLMSGEIIQLAPTTNLIFEVMDLDAASPATVSRCGMIYMEPSSLGWEPLLESWKATLPASLHSMNKQVLTQMFQRFCPLLLWFVRRGGGLREMMPTSDSNLVLSVMHLLDCFMDDYRNEAYMKAVTEVDVRAQLEGAFFFSCIWAIGGPLESASRARFSELFRALTEKVFPAELNDKFRIPEHLRVPPLSKPIIFQIPKAGTVFDYRFTKEGKGKWRPWAEEIGQNTSIQRDVPVNQVIVPTVETIRIGALLELLVQHGKCLLLVGPTGTGKSVYTIDFLLKRNDTNVFKPLLISFSAQTTANQVQDIIMSKLDKRRKGVFGPPLGKKCVVFIDDVSMPLKETYGAQPPIEIVRMWLDHCLWYDRKDAMKLVDLQLMCAMGPPSTGNTVSPRFSQHFNAIAIDEFDDQTLFGIFHEIVLWHLDTRGFSKEFDPCIDEIVQSTLHIYRQARAVLLPTPAKCHYLFNLRDFSRVVQGVLLSVPEGTETLNSMRRLWAHEILRVYGDRLVDDADREWLFQELCTVIRENMKEDPKDLFDRFIEGGELTETSLRGLMFCDFTNPKADTKLYLEVMDIEELSFVVESYLVEYNNMSKKPMSLVLFRFAIEHLSRICRIIKQPRSHALLVGVGGSGRQSLARIASHICSYELYQVEISRQYGMSEWREDMKNLLKKVCSADQHLCFLFTDTQIKEEGFLEDINNLLNSGEIPNLFTNEEKSEIIEKMRQMDRQKEKSQQTDGSLVALFNLFVTIIRDQLHIVLSMSPIGDAFRNRVRKFPSIVNCCTIDWFQPWPKDALTAVATKFLSTVEMMDMERQCCIDMCMEFHTTTQQLSDEFLIRLNRHNYVTPTSYLEMIHTFKTLLDKKRTEVLTGKNRYLTGLKQLEIAAQQIGVMQEQLEAVQPQMKIAAETVAQQMAKVQADSEVAAEQKQLVEKDEAAAQEQAAAANAIKEVCDAKLADAMPILEAAMEALNTLTPADITIVKTMKSPPIGVKVVMEAICILKDLKPDRVQNPSGMGMVEDYWGPSKRVLGDMKFMEGLLNFEKDDIPPKVIQKLEERVLTNENFDPEKVKAASTAAEGLCKWVIAIVKYDKVAKEIAPKKAALAEAQESYNSAMTILNAKLEQLRIVEENLADLQRKVNEQIAQHAKLQANVELCMKKLERATEIITGLGGEKDRWQAAAERLAQVYDTLTGDVLIASGIVAYLGPFTMQFRGQQIAQWKERCTDRGIICSPDFQLVNVLGNPVDIRAWNIFGLPSDAFSIESAIIIHNARRWPLMIDPQGQANKWVRNMEKANRICIIRLTQPDYTRVLENAIQFGLPVLLENVGEEIEPMLEPILLKQIFRQGGTMCIKLGDSVIEYNDSFKFYITTKLRSPHYLPEIAVKVTLLNFMITQTGLQDQLLSITVARERPDLETEKNSLIVQGAENKRQLQEIEDKILQVLSSEGNILEDETAVSVLSSSKTLANEIGEKQIIAEVTERQIDAARLQYTPIAAHSTVLFFTIADLASIDPMYQYSLSWFVNLFTAAIDNTEKVDEVPARLEDLRTYFTYSLYENICRSLFEKDKILFSLLLATNLQMDEGRLSTAEVMFLLTGGVGLDNPDPNPAPGWLPAKNWDELCRLTAEFGAVFEGLKQHVTEQLEQWKCFFDDETPHAAEVPEPWNSRLTPFQKLLILRCFRADKLVPAIELYVAETMEPKYVEPPPFNLNASYDESNCCVPLIFVLTPGTDPTATLLKFADAQGLGASRLFSLSLGQGQGPIATKMIDEGTKFGNWVLLQNCHLAQSWMPTLEKICESFQPDTTHPDFRLWLTSYPTEHFPVVVLQNGIKITNEPPKGLRMNVTRSFTSDPISNVEWFEACKQPTSFKKLLYSLCFFHGIVQERRQFGPIGWNIPYEFNETDLSISMTQLRMFLDEYEEVQYVALRYLTGECNYGGRVTDDWDRRCLNTILAKFYQPAVLDDASFRFDEAGHYSVPELKEHEEFVAFIRELPVIARPGVFGLHENADITKDQKETDLLLSSALKTQDRTDLLQMKILEDLKNTSTGVFKETPAELVIRVSSDILNRLPAEFDRDAALEKYPTDYHQSMNTVLVQEMVRFNALLSCIRGSLATARKAMQGLVAMSPTVEEVVGAILVGKIPSVWAKRSYPSLKPLGSYIVDFIARLDFLQKWYDEGPPATFWVSGFFFTQAFLTGAQQNYARKYVIPIDLLVFDSEVQRATEFHQPPDDGVYVYGLFLEGTRWDGEAGYLAESIPRVLFDTMPHILLKPMKKEDFVMRHTFNCPVYKTAERRGTLSTTGHSTNFVIALLLDCAPETQPEHWVMRGAAMLCQLSH